In Bacteroidota bacterium, one DNA window encodes the following:
- a CDS encoding NAD(P)/FAD-dependent oxidoreductase, with the protein MTDYDVIVIGGGAAGLMAAGQAGSRGAKVLVLEKMGQPARKLR; encoded by the coding sequence GTGACAGATTATGATGTAATAGTGATAGGAGGCGGAGCTGCAGGCCTCATGGCTGCAGGTCAGGCAGGAAGCAGGGGGGCTAAAGTGCTTGTATTGGAAAAGATGGGCCAACCTGCACGGAAATTACG